A stretch of Henckelia pumila isolate YLH828 chromosome 4, ASM3356847v2, whole genome shotgun sequence DNA encodes these proteins:
- the LOC140863363 gene encoding translation initiation factor eIF2B subunit delta-like produces MDPRRVSRAASDPKVRHVGFFAPGAALDRSQSGPPEPASSSPPVSNISPSSNSLSPVMIPPPRLLPADLSRRFPQGTTFSHLHAARAADYSSIPVGSYNPSEFISPTATTEFSEDLMSPKRGLRSGSGKFATSLPAGGFEMAAVKQKSPVNMAPDVIDGEAKHASGKTLKEKTTKAERRAIQEAQRAKKASDQGGGNKASAVASGVNSTKANKAVKVVPQRKDISLVASSEKKGGDRQPDKDRKKDVPHPRTRMQFDDENRVEKAKKRSVVKQIEAKNRVELFRHLPQYEYGTRLPDLEAKFFQLGPVHPSVYKVGLRYLAGEISGGNARCIAMLQAFQESIKDYTTPPEKALIRDLTTKINGYVSFLIECRPLSISMGNAIRFLKTRIAKLSLNLSESEAKASLISDIDRFISEKITLADKVIVKHAVTKIRDGDVLLTYASSTVVEMILSHAHELGKQFRVVVVDSRPKLEGQKLLRRLVEKGISCTYTHINAVSYIMHEVTRVLLGASSVLSNGTVYSRVGTASVAMVAHQFRVPVLICCEAYKFHERVQLDSICSNELGDPDAISRVSSRKEIDYLNDWVKIENLQVLNLIYDATPSDYVSMIITDYGMIPPTSVPVVVREYGRENLWM; encoded by the exons ATGGACCCTCGCCGCGTTTCTCGCGCCGCCAGCGACCCTAAAGTCCGGCACGTCGGCTTCTTCGCTCCGGGGGCTGCACTCGATCGATCCCAATCGGGTCCGCCCGAACCGGCATCCTCGTCGCCTCCTGTCTCCAACATCTCACCCTCCAGTAACTCCCTGTCACCAGTCATGATCCCGCCGCCGCGCCTCCTACCCGCGGATCTCTCCCGCCGCTTTCCCCAAGGGACGACTTTCTCCCATCTACATGCCGCTCGAGCTGCGGATTATTCTTCGATTCCGGTTGGAAGTTATAATCCTTCCGAGTTTATATCTCCAACGGCGACTACGGAGTTCTCGGAGGACCTCATGTCTCCTAAACGGGGCCTCAGGAGTGGTTCTGGGAAATTCGCTACTTCACTGCCAGCTGGGGGATTTGAAATGGCGGCTGTGAAGCAGAAGAGTCCGGTGAACATGGCTCCTGATGTTATAG ATGGAGAGGCAAAGCATGCTAGTGGAAAGACATTGAAGGAGAAGACTACAAAGGCTGAGAGACGTGCTATTCAAGAGGCTCAACGAGCAAAAAAGGCTTCTGATCAAG GTGGAGGAAATAAGGCATCTGCTGTGGCATCTGGGGTCAATTCTACAAAAGCCAATAAGGCTGTGAAGGTGGTTCCACAAAGGAAAGACATTTCTCTGGTTGCATCTTCGGAGAAAAAAGGTGGTGATCGTCAGCCAGATAAAGATAGGAAGAAAGATGTTCCTCATCCGAGGACAAGGATGCAGTTTGATGATGAAAACAGAGTCGAGAAGGCAAAGAAGCGATCGGTGGTAAAACAAATAGAGGCAAAAAACAGAGTTGAACTATTTAGGCATCTACCACAGTATGAATATGGAACACGGCTTCCTGATCTCGAAGCAAAGTTTTTTCAACTAGGTCCAGTTCATCCTTCTGTTTACAAG GTTGGTCTGAGATATCTAGCTGGGGAAATATCTGGTGGCAATGCACGTTGTATCGCGATGCTTCAAGCATTTCAAGAGTCTATCAAAGACTACACAACGCCACCTGAGAAAGCCCTTATCAGGGACTTGACTACAAAAATAAATGGTTACGTCTCTTTTCTGATTGAATGCAGACCCCTTTCAATCAGCATGGGAAATGCGATTAGGTTTCTTAAAACTCGAATTGCAAAATTATCTCTGAACCTATCAGAGTCAGAGGCAAAAGCTAGTCTTATTTCTGATATTGACCGTTTTATTAGTGAGAAGATAACATTAGCGGACAAGGTAATTGTGAAACATGCTGTGACAAAAATTAGAGATGGTGATGTTCTTCTCACTTATGCTTCGTCAACCGTCGTCGAGATGATATTGTCGCATGCCCACGAACTTGGTAAACAGTTCCGAGTTGTAGTGGTGGATTCGCGTCCAAAGCTTGAAGGCCAGAAGTTACTTCGTAGGCTTGTGGAAAAGGGTATAAGTTGTACATATACTCATATAAATGCGGTTTCTTATATCATGCATGAAGTAACTAGAGTACTTTTGGGTGCTTCATCGGTATTGTCTAATGGGACCGTTTACTCGAGGGTTGGTACTGCATCTGTTGCTATGGTTGCTCATCAATTCCGGGTCCCGGTCTTGATTTGTTGTGAAGCATACAAGTTTCACGAAAGGGTTCAACTTGATTCGATCTGCTCGAATGAACTTG GTGATCCTGATGCTATTTCAAGGGTTTCTAGTAGAAAGGAAATCGATTACTTGAATGATTGGGTGAAAATTGAGAATCTACAGGTTCTTAACCTGAT CTATGATGCAACACCTTCAGATTATGTTTCAATGATTATCACGGACTATGGCATG ATCCCACCCACGAGTGTTCCTGTTGTTGTGCGCGAATACGGCAGAGAAAACTTATGGATGTAG